In a single window of the Methanolobus psychrophilus R15 genome:
- the radA gene encoding DNA repair and recombination protein RadA, translating to MTEVLLEELDHVGPATAQKLMDAGFTTVEAIAVSSPAELATAADIGESTAAKIILAARQSADIGGFETGDVVMERRKHVGKLSTGCVEFNEMMGGGIETQSITEMYGEFGSGKTQVAHQLAVNVQLPRELGGLDGSVIIIDTENTFRPERIQQMVEGLSEKYGQEYDHEEFLKNIHVARAFNSNHQILLVDSAMELANELKNTEKPVRLLIVDSLTAHFRAEYIGRGTLADRQQKLNKHLHGLQRFGDLLNACVVVTNQVMSKPDAFFGDPTKPIGGHIVGHTATFRLYLRKSKGDKRIVRLVDSPNLPDAESIISVTTAGLRDP from the coding sequence ATGACTGAAGTGTTATTAGAAGAACTGGACCATGTTGGTCCCGCAACCGCACAGAAACTGATGGATGCAGGGTTCACGACAGTAGAGGCGATAGCTGTTTCATCGCCTGCGGAACTTGCAACTGCAGCAGATATAGGTGAATCCACTGCCGCCAAGATCATCCTGGCTGCCCGGCAATCGGCGGATATCGGTGGTTTTGAGACCGGGGATGTTGTAATGGAACGCAGGAAGCATGTGGGAAAACTTTCCACGGGCTGTGTGGAGTTCAATGAGATGATGGGAGGCGGGATCGAGACCCAATCGATAACTGAGATGTACGGTGAGTTCGGTTCCGGGAAGACCCAGGTTGCACACCAGCTTGCAGTAAATGTACAGCTTCCCAGAGAACTGGGAGGTCTTGACGGCTCTGTGATCATCATCGACACTGAGAACACTTTCAGACCGGAGAGAATCCAGCAGATGGTGGAAGGACTATCCGAGAAGTATGGTCAGGAGTACGATCACGAAGAGTTCCTGAAGAACATACATGTTGCGCGTGCCTTCAATTCCAATCATCAGATATTGCTTGTGGATTCAGCAATGGAACTTGCTAACGAGCTCAAAAACACCGAAAAGCCTGTAAGGCTTCTCATTGTGGACTCACTGACTGCCCATTTCAGGGCTGAGTATATAGGCAGAGGCACCCTTGCTGACCGGCAGCAGAAACTCAACAAGCATCTTCATGGGCTGCAAAGATTCGGAGACCTTTTAAACGCATGTGTTGTTGTGACGAACCAGGTAATGTCAAAACCGGATGCATTCTTCGGTGATCCTACAAAACCAATTGGCGGGCATATTGTGGGGCATACGGCCACTTTCAGGTTATACCTGCGCAAATCCAAAGGGGACAAGAGAATAGTCCGGCTTGTGGACTCGCCTAACCTTCCGGATGCCGAGTCTATAATCTCCGTCACTACTGCAGGATTGCGAGATCCATGA
- a CDS encoding cytidyltransferase-like domain-containing protein: MAKVAIGGTFECLHDGHRELLRKAFELADSGQVDIGLTSNAMANKRSRKMPDYPYRESQLLRYIKEIPKKVKYRLIELNDPYGKTLDEDYDYIVVSPETHPVALKINSIRKDKGMKPIEIVRIGFVLAQDSERISSTRIVSGEIDIHGHILR, translated from the coding sequence ATGGCAAAAGTAGCGATCGGTGGTACTTTCGAATGCTTGCACGACGGACACAGGGAACTTCTCAGAAAGGCATTCGAGCTTGCAGACAGCGGACAGGTAGACATAGGCCTGACATCAAATGCAATGGCAAACAAACGAAGCCGTAAGATGCCGGACTATCCCTATCGCGAGTCACAACTCCTAAGATACATTAAGGAAATCCCGAAAAAAGTAAAGTACAGGCTGATCGAACTCAATGACCCTTATGGCAAGACACTCGACGAAGACTATGATTATATTGTGGTTTCACCGGAAACACACCCTGTAGCACTTAAGATCAACAGCATCCGCAAAGATAAAGGCATGAAGCCCATAGAGATAGTCAGGATCGGATTCGTGCTTGCGCAGGACAGCGAACGTATCTCCTCGACCAGGATCGTCAGTGGAGAAATAGACATACACGGGCACATCCTGCGCTGA
- a CDS encoding PRC-barrel domain-containing protein: MANVFAKNLSSKQVMATDGTEIGVLFNIVMDVKTGDLINLIVKPDMSLDTSKYLTDDQYILLPFESVRAIKDYIVVDKNLAKSLKDKAGL; the protein is encoded by the coding sequence ATGGCAAATGTCTTTGCAAAAAACCTTTCAAGCAAACAGGTAATGGCAACCGATGGTACAGAAATAGGTGTCCTGTTCAATATAGTGATGGACGTAAAAACAGGAGACCTGATAAACCTGATAGTAAAGCCGGATATGAGTCTTGATACATCCAAATACCTGACCGATGACCAGTACATATTGTTACCGTTCGAGTCTGTCAGGGCTATCAAGGACTACATAGTTGTCGACAAGAACCTAGCCAAGAGCCTAAAAGATAAAGCAGGTTTGTAA
- a CDS encoding phosphoglycolate phosphatase, which yields MKFKALAIDIDGTITDTDRRLSLKAVEKLRTLDVPVVLATGNVLCYAKAASKLIGVCCRIIAENGGIITDGFDKEPIVSDHIHECEQAFVFLSQVLDMEKLDSSLRKTEIVLRRNFDIESARALLETTGFDVEIIDTHFAIHIKSKKINKGTGLVKMAELMGLEVSDFVAIGDSVNDVEMLDVAGFSVAVGNADSVTKNAADHVTGTTYGDGTAEAIDYLLSKGML from the coding sequence ATGAAATTCAAGGCCCTTGCCATTGACATAGACGGCACTATCACAGATACGGATCGCCGGCTCAGCCTGAAAGCGGTTGAAAAACTGCGCACCCTTGATGTTCCGGTTGTTCTTGCAACAGGTAATGTACTCTGTTATGCCAAGGCTGCTTCCAAACTCATAGGGGTATGTTGTCGCATAATTGCCGAGAATGGTGGTATTATCACAGATGGATTTGATAAGGAACCTATAGTGTCGGATCACATACATGAGTGTGAACAGGCTTTCGTTTTTCTTTCACAGGTACTCGATATGGAAAAGCTTGACTCGTCCCTGAGAAAAACGGAGATAGTGCTCAGAAGGAACTTTGATATTGAGAGCGCGAGAGCTTTGCTGGAAACCACCGGATTTGATGTTGAGATCATCGACACCCATTTTGCTATCCATATCAAGAGCAAAAAGATAAACAAAGGTACAGGCCTTGTAAAAATGGCTGAACTTATGGGTCTGGAAGTATCTGATTTTGTTGCGATAGGCGATTCTGTGAATGACGTTGAAATGCTTGATGTGGCAGGCTTCTCTGTAGCTGTAGGAAATGCCGACAGTGTGACTAAAAACGCTGCAGATCATGTTACAGGCACTACGTATGGCGACGGAACAGCAGAAGCTATTGACTACCTTCTTTCAAAGGGCATGCTGTGA